The DNA window GGACATCCAGAAGCGCTCGAAGGCCTGCACCGACGCCGGCAAGCCGGCCATCAGCATCGACCAGTTCCCGGGCCAGGACGCCGCCACCGCCGCGGTCGTCTCCGGCAAGGACGACGCGATGCTCGCCGACTACCCGGTCGGGGTGTACGCGGTGACCCAGTCGAACGACGCGCTGGAGCTGCTGGACAAGCAGTACGAGGCGGCCCCGTACGGCTACGTGGTGGCCAAGGAGCAGGCGCAGTTCGCCGAGGCGGTGCGCGACGCCACCAAGGCGCTGGTCACCGACGGCTCCTACCAGCAGGTGCTGGACAAGTGGAAGGTGGGGGACGGCGCGATCACGGATCCCGCGATCAACCCGTGACGACATGACCACCGAGGAAGCGACAACCGCGCGGGCACGGCCGGAACCGATCAAGGCCGTGCCCGTGCGGCACCCGGGACGATGGGTCGCGGTGGCGGTGCTCGCCGTGCTGACCGCGATGTTCGTCCACCTGTTGGTGACCAACGAGGCCTTCAACTGGTCCTTCATGGTCGACAAGATGTTCCGGCCGCCGATCATCGAGGGGCTGCTGCGCGGCACCGTGGTGATGACGGTCAGCGCGATGCTGATCGGCGTCACGCTCGGCGTGGTGATCGCCGTGATGCGGCTCTCCGACAACCCGATCCTGCGCGGCGTGGCCTGGCTCTACACCTGGTTCTTCCGCGCGGTGCCGCGGCTGGTGCTGCTGGCGGTCTTCGGCAACATCGGCATCCTGTGGAGCCGGGTCGAGTTCGGCGTGCCGTTCGACACCCAGCTCGGCCAGTTGTTCGGCATCGACAATCTGCAACTGCGGTTGTTCGGGTTCTCGTCCCGGGACATCCTGACCGGCTTCATGGCCGGCCTGCTCGGGCTCGCGCTCTCCGAGGCCGCGTACATGGCGGAGATCGTCCGGGCCGGCATCCAGTCGGTGGACGAGGGACAGACCGAGGCGGCCCAGGCGCTCGGGCTGAGCCGGGGCCAGTTGCTGCGCCGGGTGGTGCTGCCGCAGGCCATGCGGGTGATCATTCCGCCGACCGGAAACGAGACCATCGCCATGCTCAAGGACACGTCGTTGCTGCTCTACGTGCCGGTGAGCGTGGAGCTGTTCTTCCAGCTCGACGCCGTCGGCAAGCGGACGTTCCAGATCTTCCCGATGTACGTCGCGGCCTGCCTCTGGTACCTGTTCCTGACCAGCATCCTGCTGGTCGGGCAGTATTTCCTGGAACGCCACTTCGGCAAGGGTTACGGGACCGCGCAACGCGCCCGGGACCGGTTGCGGACGCTGGCCGCGGAGACCGGTGGGGGCGGCGGCGGAGGGGCGGGGATGGCATGACCGAGCTGATTGTTCCCACGCAGGCCGCCGCGCCGAACGCCGAGTCGGGTCTGATGGTGCGGGCCGAGCAGGTGCACAAGTCGTTCGGGCCGCTGGAGGTGCTCAAGGGCATCGACCTGGAGGTCCGCTCCGGCGAGGTGTGCTGCCTGCTCGGGCCGTCGGGCTCCGGCAAGTCGACGTTCCTGCGCTGCATCAACCACCTGGAGAAGATCGACGCCGGCCGGATCTGGGTGGACGGCGACCTGATCGGCTACCGGGAGCGCGGTGGGAAGCTGCACGAGATGCGGGACAAGGAGGTGGCCGCGCAGCGCCGGGCGATCGGCATGGTGTTCCAGCGGTTCAACCTCTTCCCGCACATGACCGTGCTGGGCAATGTCACCGAGGCGCCGGTGCTGCTGCGCCAGTCGAAGAAGGCGCAGGCCCGGGAGCGGGCCGCGGAGCTGCTGGAGCGGGTGGGGCTGGGGGACAAGCTCGGCGCGTACCCGGGTCAGCTCTCCGGCGGCCAGCAGCAGCGGGTGGCGATCGCCCGGGCGCTGGCCATGCAGCCGAAGCTGATGCTCTTCGACGAGCCGACCAGCGCGCTCGACCCGGAGCTGGTGGGCGAGGTGCTGGACACGATGAAGGACCTGGCCCGCGACGGCATGACGATGATCGTGGTGACCCACGAGATCGGCTTCGCCCGGGAGGTCGGTGACCACCTGGTCTTCATGGACGGCGGGGTGGTCGTCGAGCAGGGCGACCCGCGCGAGGTGATCGCCGCGCCGAAGCACGAGCGCACCCAGGCGTTCCTGGCCAAGGTGCTCTGACCTTGGTCTCCGGTGCGGCACGCGCCGCACCGGAGGCTGGGGATGTCGGGCGTACGGACTAGAGTCGCTGCCGTGACAGCTACGACGCCGCGCCTGCTCCTCGTCGACGGACACTCCCTGGCATACCGGGCGTTCTTCGCCCTGCCGGTGGAAAACTTCTCCACCACCACGGGGCAGCCGACCAACGCCGTCTACGGCTTCACCTCGATGCTGATCAACGTGCTGCGCGACGAGCAGCCGACGCACATCGTGGTCGCGTTCGACGTCTCCCGACGCTCCTTCCGCACCGAGAAATACTCCGAGTACAAGGCCGGTCGCAGCGAGACCCCTACCGACTTCAAGGGCCAGGTGAGCCTGGTCAAGGAGGTCCTCGCGGCGCTGCGGGTGCCGGTGGTGGAGAAGGAGGGCTACGAGGCCGACGACGTCATCGCCACGCTCGCCTGCCAGGCCCGCGACCAGGGCATGGACGTGTTGATCACCTCCGGTGACCGGGACGCGTTCCAGCTCGTCGGCGACCAGGTCACCGTGCTCTACCCGCGCAAGGGCGTCTCCGACCTGGCCCGGATGGACCCGGCCGCGGTCGAGGCGAAGTACGGCGTCACCCCCGACCGCTACCGCGACCTGGCCGCTCTGGTCGGCGAGACGAGCGACAACCTGCCCGGCGTTCCGGGGGTGGGCCCGAAGACCGCGGCCAAGTGGATCAATCTCTACGACGGGGTCGAGGGCGTGGTGGCCCGCGCCGACGAGATCAAGGGCAAGGCCGGCGACAGCCTGCGCGAGCGGCTGGCCGATGTGATCCGCAACTACGAGATCAACTGCCTGGTCACCGACCTGGAGCTGCCGCTGCGCCCGGAGGACGCCCGCTGGCAGGGCTGGGACCGGGAGGCCGTGCACCAGGTCTTCGACACGCTCCAGTTCCGCATCCTGCGCGACCGGCTCTACCAGTACCTGGAGGCCGTCGAGCCGGAGGCCGAGGCGGGCTTCGAGCTGGCCGGCGAGGTGCTGACCGAGCCGGGCGCGCTGGCCGGCTGGCTGGACACGCACGCCCCGGCGGGCGCGCCGGTCGGCCTGGCCGCCACGCTCGACACCGGCCCCAACCGCCGGCACACCGCGACCGTCACCGGGATGGCGCTGGCCACCGCCGGCGGCGCGGCCGCCTGGTTCGACCCGGCCCGGCTGGAGGCCGACGACGAGGCCGCCCTGGCCGGCTGGCTGGCCGACGCCGTGCGTCCCAAGGTGCTGCACGACAGCAAGCCGGCGGTGCTGGCGTTCGCCGCGCACGGCTGGGACCTGCAGGGCATCGCCCGCGACACGCAGATCGCCGCCTACCTGGCCCGCCCCGACCAGCGCTCCTACGACCTCACCGACCTGGCCCTGCGTTACCTGCACCGGGAGCTGCGCGTCGACGCCCCGGAGACCGGCCAGCTCACCCTGGACGGGTTCGGCGACGAGGGCGCCGCCGAGCAGAACCTGATGCTCCAGGCCCGGGCCACGCTCGACCTGGCCGACGCGATCGACGCCGAGCTGTCCCGCGACGGCGAGCAGTCCGCTCGGCTGATGGCCGAGGTGGAGCTGCCGTTGATGCGGGTGCTCGCCGCCATGGAGCGCACCGGCATCGCCGCCGACACCGACTACCTCTCCGAGCTGGAGGCGCACTTCGCCGCCGAGGTGAAGGCCGCCGCGCAGGCCGCCTACGAGGTGGTCGGCCGGGAGTTCAACCTGGGCTCGCCCAAGCAGTTGCAGGAGATCCTCTTCACCGAGCTGGGGCTGCCCAAGACCAAGCGGATCAAGACCGGCTACACCACCGACGCCGACGCCCTCCAGTGGCTCTACGCGCAGACCGAGCACCCGCTGCTGCACCACCTACTGCGCCACCGCGACGTGGCCAAGCTCAAGTCGACAGTCGACGGCCTGCTCAAGTCGGTCTCCGACGACGGCCGGATCCACACCACGTTCAACCAGACGGTGGCCGCCACCGGCCGGCTCTCGTCCACCGAGCCCAATCTGCAGAACATCCCGATCCGCACCGAGGAGGGGCGCCGGATCCGGCGCGCGTTCGTCGTCGGCGAGGGCTACGAGTGCCTGCTCACCGCCGACTACAGCCAGATCGAGATGCGCATCATGGCGCACCTCTCCGCCGACGAGGCGTTGGTCGAGGCGTTCAACTCCGGGCACGACTTCCACGCCGCGACCGCCTCCTCGGTCTTCGCCGTCGAGGTCGGCCAGGTGACGGCCGACCAGCGCCGCAAGATCAAGGCGATGAACTACGGCCTGGCCTACGGGCTGAGCGCGTTCGGCCTGTCCCAGCAGCTCGGCATCACCGCCGAGGAGGCGCGCGGGCTGATGGAGAACTACTTCGCCGGTTTCGGCGGGGTCCGCGACTACCTCCACGAGGTGGTGGCCCGGGCCCGCCAGGACGGCTACACCTCGACCATCCTGGGCCGCCGGCGCTACCTGCCCGACCTGGTCAGCGACAACCGGCAGCGCCGGGAGATGGCCGAGCGGATGGCGCTCAACGCCCCGATCCAGGGCTCGGCGGCCGACCTCATCAAGGTCGCCATGTTGCGTGTCGACGCCGCGCTGCGTGACGCGGGGCTGCGGTCCCGGATGCTGCTCCAGGTGCACGACGAGCTGGTCTTCGAGGTCGCCCCGGGGGAGCGGGAGGCGCTGGAGGCGTTGGTGCGCCGGGAGATGGGAGCGGCGCACCCGCTGTCGGTGCCGATGGAGGTGTCGGTGGGCGAGGGCCGCGACTGGAACAGCGCCGACCACTGACCACCCCACCCCGACCCGCGTCGGCGTGTCGCCCTCCGGGAAAAGGAAGCACTTTCGAGCGGTATGCCTCTGAGTCATGATTATGACTCAGAGGCATACCCCTTTCTGGGGCACCTTCCGCGGTCGGCCGACTACAGGCCGAGCAGGCCGGGCAGCGCGTTGAGCGCACCGTGCACCACCAGCGGCGGCCACATCCGGCGGTACCGGGACCACAGATAGCCGAGGAAGAGCCCGATCACGCCCTGGTTGACGGCCAGCATGGCCAAATCGAGCCCGGGCCGGCCGGCTGTGAGCGCCCGCCCCCAGCCACTGCCCGGCACCGCCAGCGGGGTGGCGTAGCTGAGCACCAGCCACACCGCCACCGGCAGCGCCGGACCCAGCGGTGGGCGGCGCCCGTCGGGGCCGGCCCGGCACGGCACCGCGGCGGCCACCGGCGGGCGGCCAGGAACACCCCGGCCGATACGCCGAGCAGCAGCACCAGCTTGAGCGCGCTGTACGCCGGCTCGCCACCGAGCAGCGGCATGAGCGCGGCGAACGCGAGCCGGCGAGCAGCAGTGGCACCGCCTCCCGCCACGGCGCGACCGGGTCCGGCCACCGGGGGTCCGGCGCGGGGATGACGGCGGGCGGTGGATACGGCGGTCGTCATCGCCGGCACGGTACCAACGCGGCGCGACCGGGCCGTCTCCGGCGAGACTCAGCCCTTGAGCGGGTCGTGGCCCCAGTTCATCAGCGACCAGCGCCACTTCGTGTCCCGGACGTCGCCCGACGGGCGCTGGGCGAGGTGCCGGTGCACGTACCCGATCACCTTGCGCATGTGCTTGTAGTCGGCGGCGGTGAGCTGGTCGCGCTTGCGGCGGAGCAGGTCCACGATCTTCCGGCCGGAGTCGTGCCCGACCGACTCGCCGCCGGGGGTGCCCGGCTTGTGCCAGCCGACGTGCTTGGACTCGTCGGTCTCCAGCCAGCGGGTCAACTCGGCCGGCTTCATGTTCACCGCGTCGGTGAACTCGCGGTAGGTCTGCTGCGGGTCCTCACTGCGGTTCATCGCGCAGCACCTCCGGTCGGTGGGCGACGTCACGCCCGGAGTCGTCGTTGGTGATCCGGTACTGCGGCTGCTCGGGCGAGGCGTTCACCGGATGCCCGCGCACGTGGGTGCGCTCGGTCAGCTTCTCCTTGACCACGCCGTGCGCCCGGCCGCTGTGGCTGGCCCAGGAGACGTGGTCGCCGGCGCGGAACTCCTTCTCGGCCATGCCGCACGGTTACCCGGCGTCGCGGCCGAGTAACGGCGACCGGAGGTCAGGGTCGGATCTCGGCGATCGGCAGCTTGAGGGTGAACGGCTCGGTCAGCTCGACCACCTCGCTGCCGTCGGCCGCCAGTTCGTACTGGCGCTCGCCGCCGGGGCCGATCCGGTCACCGAGGCGGTAGGCGTAGAGGTGTACCGGGTCCTGCTCGATCCGCCAGTAGAACGGGATGCCGGCAGCGGCGTACTCACCCGGCTTGGCGAACCGGTCGACCCGTCGGGTGCCGGGGGAGACGATCTCGACGGCCAGCACCACGTCCGCCGGTCGCAGCCGGGACCGGTCGTTCGGCAGGCCGGCGTGGTGGAGCAGCACGTCCGGCTGCCGGCTGGTGTTCGGGCTGAGCCCAACGCCGACCGCCAGGGACGGCTGGAGATGCGTCGGTGCGTGGGATCGAAGCCAGAGCCACAGCAGACTGGCGATGGTCTGGTGGCCCAGGGTGGGGGAGGGTGTCACCTGGATGACTCCGTCGACGAGTTCGACGCGGGGGGCGTCGTCCGGCAGGGTGAGCAGGTCGTCCAGCGTGTAGTCCGCACGCTGCTGCCGCATCGGGTCCGGACACCAGGGGCCAGGTGATGTCGGGACGGGCTCGGCGCTCATGCGGCGAGCGTACCGCCGGCCGACGGCACGAAGGTCGCACCGGGCGTGCGACGCGCTCAGCCGGCCGGCTTCTCCGTCACGAAGATGGCGGTGCCGGGGAAGAGCCGGCCGCGCAGCGGGCTCCACTGGCCCCAGATCCCCTCGTGCCCGGCCGGCCACTCCGGCTCCACCAGGTCGAGCAGGCGGAAGCCGGCGCCGACCAGTTCCCGGATCCGGTCGCCGAGCGTGCGGTGCTGCTCCACGTAGGTGGCCACACCGTGGGTGTCCTGCTCGACGTAGGGGGAGCGGTCGAAGTACGAGTGCACGGCGGTCAGCCCGCCCTCCCCGGGGTCGTCGAGGAAGATCCAGCGCATCGGGTGGGTGACCGAGAAGACCCACCGGCCGCCGGGGCGTAGCACCCGGGCCACCTCGCGCATCGCCGCCGCCGAGTCGTCCACGAACGGGATCGCGCCGAACGCGGTGCAGACGGTGTCGAAGGCGGCGTCGGCGAACGGCAGCGCCAGCGCGTCGGCCTGGACCAGCGGCACGCGTACCCCGGTCCGGTCGGCGGCGTCGGCGGCGTGCCGCAACATGCCGGCGGACAGGTCCAGGGCGACCGGGTGGGCGCCCTCGGCGGCGAGCCAGCGGGCGGCGGCGGCCGCGCCGGCGCCGAGTTCGAGGATCCGCCGGCCGGTGACGTCGCCGAGCAGGCGGGCGTCGGCCTCGCGCAGACCCTCGGGGCACCAGACGAAGTCGACCTCGCCGAGGAACGTGCCGTGCTCGGCCTGGTAGGCGTCGGCGTCGGTGTCCCACCAGCCGCGGTTGGCGCGGCGGATCTCGGCGGCGCCGACCCGCCGGCGGGTCACCCTGTCGTCGTCCACCCGTTCACGCTATGGCCGGCACGTGCGGACGGTGCGATCGGGTCCGGCGTGTTGCCGGTGGGACGGATGTGACGGACGAGACAGCAGTGGCCCCTTACCGCGCGAAATCTCCGCTTTCGCAGCCGATGCGCTCGCACGGACCCGGGAGGGCTTGCACGCTGTGGTAATGCAGCGGGTAGGCTAGACGATGCGCTCGCGGATCGTGTGCCTCGGCAGGGAGCAGGTGCGCGGTCACCGGAGCCACTAATGATCTTCTCGCGTCGATCGTTCGGTGTGCCCGGCGGCGGATCCGTTGGCGCGGAAGAGTCACCGCGACACCCATGCCCGCTGTGACAACCCATCCGACCGGAGCAACCGCCCACATGACGAGCAGCATCGAGGCCACCTCGAGCGCCAACAAGGTCACGCACGACGATCTCGGCTCTGAGGAAGCTTTCCTCGCCGCTATCGACGAGACCATCAAGTACTTCAACGACGGCGACATTGTCGAAGGCACCGTCGTCAAGGTCGATCGGGACGAGGTCCTGCTCGACATCGGCTACAAGACCGAGGGCGTGATCCCCTCTCGGGAGCTGTCGATCAAGCACGACGTGGACCCGGCCGAGGTGGTTTCGGTCGGCGACCACATCGAGGCCCTCGTCCTCCAGAAGGAGGACAAGGAGGGTCGGCTGATCCTCTCCAAGAAGCGGGCGCAGTACGAGCGGGCCTGGGGCACGATCGAGAAGATCAAGGACGAGGACGGCGTCGTCCGCGGCTCGGTCATCGAGGTCGTCAAGGGTGGTCTCATCCTCGACATCGGCCTGCGCGGCTTCCTGCCCGCGTCGCTGGTCGAGATGCGACGGGTGCGTGACCTGCAGCCGTACGTCGGCCGCGAGCTCGAAGCCAAGATCATCGAGCTGGACAAGAACCGCAACAACGTGGTCCTGTCCCGCCGTGCCTGGCTGGAGCAGACGCAGTCCGAGGTGCGCACCGAGTTCCTCAACAAGCTGCAGAAGGGCCAGGTCCGCAAGGGCGTTGTCTCGTCGATCGTCAACTTCGGCGCGTTCGTCGACCTGGGCGGCGTGGACGGCCTGGTGCACGTCTCCGAGCTGTCCTGGAAGCACATCGACCACCCGTCCGAGGTCGTCGAGGTGGGCCAGGAGGTCGAGGTCGAGGTCCTGGACGTCGACCTGGACCGCGAGCGGGTCTCGCTGTCGCTGAAGGCGACCCAGGAGGACCCGTGGCGTCAGTTCGCCCGCACCCACGCGATCCAGCAGATCGTGCCGGGTAAGGTCACCAAGCTGGTGCCGTTCGGCGCGTTCGTCCGGGTGGACGACGGCATCGAGGGCCTGGTCCACATCTCCGAGCTGGCCGAGCGCCACGTGGAGATCCCGGAGCAGGTCGTGCAGGTCGGCTCCGAGGTCATGGTCAAGGTCATCGACATCGACCTGGAGCGTCGCCGGATCTCGCTGTCGCTCAAGCAGGCCAACGAGGGCTTCGTCGAGGGCGAGGAGCACTTCGACCCGACCCTCTACGGCATGGCTGCCACGTACGACAACGAGGGCAACTACATCTACCCGGAGGGCTTCGACCCGGAGACGGGCGAGTGGCTCGAGGGCTACGACAAGCAGCGGGAGACCTGGGAGAACCAGTACGCCGAGGCGCGTCAGCGGTGGGAGGCCCACACCAAGCAGGTGCAGACCTCCCGCGCCGCCGACGCCGAGGCCGCCGCCAACCCGGCCCCGGCCACCAGCGCGTCGACCTCCACCTCCTCCTCGACCTCGTCGGCCCCGAGCCGTCAGGCCGAGGAGCCGGCCGGCACGCTGGCCACCGACGAGGCGCTCGCCGCGCTGCGCGAGAAGCTCGCCGGCGGCAAGTGACCGGTCGCTGACGCCGGTCCGTCCGTAGCGACGAACCAGCTCTGACGACGGGCCCCGTCCCCGCGTTCCGCACCAGCGGAGCGTCGGGGGCGGGGCCCGCGGTCGTTCCCGGGCCGGCGAGCCCGGTTTGGCGCCGGCACGGTGATCGGGTTGACTGTCCGGATGCTGAAGGTGGGGCTGACGGGTGGGATCGGGTCCGGCAAGAGCGCGGTCGCGAGCCGCCTCGCGACGCTCGGCGCGGTGGTCGTCGACTCCGACCGGATCGCCCGCGAGGTCGTCGCCCCGGGCACCGAGGGGCTGGCCGAGGTGGTCGCCGCGTTCCCCGACCGGGTCCTCGGCGCCGACGGCACGCTGGACCGGGCCGCGCTGGGCGCCCTGGTCTTCGGAGACGAGGCGGCGCGTCGCCGGCTGGAGGCGATCACCCACCCCCGGGTACGCGCGCGGGCGGCTGAGCTGGTCGCCGCCGCGCCCGCCGACGCGGTGGTGGTCAACGACGTGCCGCTGCTGGTCGAGGTGGGGCTCGCGCCGACGTACCACCTGGTGCTCGTGGTGCAGACGGCGGTGCCCACCCGGCTGGCGCGGTTGACGCGCGACCGGGGCATGGACCCGGCCGAGGCCGAACGGCGGATCGCCGCGCAGGCCGACGACGCCCGCCGCGCGGCGGTTGCGGACGTGCTGCTCAGCAACGACGGCACGCGGCCCGACCTGCACCGGGCGGTCGACGACCTCTGGCGGGATCGGCTGCTGCCCTACGAGCGCAACGTCCGGGGGCGGCACGCGGTCCGGCCCGACCGGACGACGCTCGCCGAGCCCGACCCGACCTGGCCGGCGCAGTTCGCCCGACTGGCCGCCCGGATCCGCCACGCGGTCGGCGGCGACCCCCGGGTCGACCACGTCGGCTCCACCGCCGTGCCCGGCCTGACCGCGCCGGACGTCATCGACGTCCAGCTCAGCGTGCCGTCGCTGGCGGAGGCGGACGGCCCGCTCGTCGATCGGTTGGCCGAGGCCGGCTTCCCCCGGCTGCCCGGCGAGTGGTGGGACGCGCCGCCCGGCCCGGACCGGGTGCACTGGGTGAAGCGGGTGCACGCCGGCGCCGACCCGGGGCGGCCGGTGCTCCTGCACCTGCGGGTGGCCGGCTCGGCCGGCTGGCGCCACGCGCTGCTGATGCGCGACCACCTCCGCGCCGACCCGGCCCGGCGGGCCGCCTACCTCCAGGTCAAGCGCGACCTGGTGGCCACCGCCCCGGCGAGCGCCGAGCAGGGCACGCTCACCGACCCCTGGTTCGACGAGGAGCAGTTGCGGGCCGAGGAGTGGGCCGCGCAGACCGGCTGGCGGCCCTGACCGGCAGGTCAGCGGTCCGGGCCGGCGAAGAGGTCGAGTCGGATCCACACCCCCGGCCCGGTGTGCAGCTCCAGCCGGCGCGGCAGCCCGCCCCGGTCGAGCCACCAGCGCAGGCCGCCCGGCACCTCGACGACGTCGACCGTGCGGCCGGCCGTCCGGTCCTCGCGAACCCGGACCGCCGGTTCCCCCGGCGGGTGGGCGCCGGCCCGCAGCGCCGTGGCGAGCAGGCGGTCCAACCCGTCGGCGCGCGTCGCGGGTGACGCCGCCCCGGGGTCGTCGGGGGAGGCCTGCGGGTGGGCCACCGGGCCGGTCCGGACCTCTCGCCGGGTGCGCCGGCCGGTGTCCTGGTCGGTCAGCGCGAGCGAGGCCGAGTCCGTCGCCCAGTTCAGGGTGCCGGCGCCGGCCAGGTTGGCCGAGGGGCCGAGCGGGGCGGCCACGGACACCGTCGCGGCACCCGCGGCCCGCAGCCGGGCGGGCAGCCGGGACAGCCGGTCGGCCTCGTCGTCCGTCGGTGCCCGGGGCTGGCCGGAACGGCCCCCGAGCACGTCCACCGGGTGTGGCGTGGGTCGGTCCGCGCGGATCAGATCGACAGTGGTCGCCGTGCCGTCGGGCAGCCGGCCGGCCAGCCGGTGCAGCCGGGCGTCGCGGTCCAGCCAGAGCCTCGGCAGCGGGTCTCCCGACGCGGCGGCCAGTGGGGCCCGGAGCACGTCCACCTCGACGCCCGCCAGGCTCTCCCGGCGCAGCCAGCGGCCGTCCGGAGCGGTCGGATCGACCCGATCCGCGCCGAGGCTCAGCAGCAGGTCGCGGACGGCGGTGAGGCCGCGACCGGCGGTGGGCTCGCGGAGCCGCCACCCGTCGTCCGGCGGCACCAGCGGCGGCCGCGCCGGCGTGGGCAGTGCGGTCGCGTCGGGGCGGACCAGCAGCGCCGACGCGGTGGCCTGGACGAGCCCGCGGTCGGCGCCCGCGCCCGGACCGCCGACGTCCAGGTAGACCAGCGGCCGGGCCCAGTCGACCCAGCCGAGCAGGTCGGTGCGGCTCGGGCCGGCGCCGACGGTGATCCGGACGCCGGCCCGTACGTCACGCAGGTTGGTGACCCTCAGCGCGGCCATCCGGTCCGCCTCGGCCGCGCTCAGCGGACGCGGCGCGTCGGTCGGGGCGGACGGTCGGGGCGAGCCGCCCAGCAGGCCGGTGACCAGGACGGTGGCCGAGGCGGCGGCGGCCACCACGAGCGCGGCGAGAGTGGCCCGCCGCCGGGTCGGGCGCTCCGGCGGGTCGTCCCCGTCGTCCAGCGCGGGGTCGTCGGCCGGCGGCGCGGTGGCGGCGGGCGGGCGGGCGGCGACATCGGTGCGCCGGCGGCGGCCGGTTGCGGGACGTGCCGGTGCGTTGGTGCGGCTGCGCCGATGACCCCGGCCCGGCTCGCGTGGCACCGGCTGGTCGCCGCCGCCGCGCGCGGTGAGCCGGTGCGGGCGGTCCGCGGCGCGCTGCCGACCCGGCTCCGGCGCCGGGTCGGGTGCGCCGGCGCCCGGCGCGCGATCGCGTCGCGGCCGGCGATCGGGAGAGGTCTCCACGAGTGGAGAACGCCACGGTGGGGTCGCGGGTGACGTAGGGGGCGCTCGCGGCGGCCGGTGAGCGCGTCAGCGCGACCACCGTGGGCGCGCACGCCGGTCGTCCCGGGTGCTGCGGCCCCTGGCGCCGGGGGCGGCCGGGCCCCCACGAGGGGGCGGCCACCTGCCCGGTCGGCCGCCGCGAGCGGCCTACGGTACGAGGGTAGTCCGGTGAGATGAGCCACACAATGGGAATATCGAAGCCGGTCAGGGACGGTCCGTGGTCACCGGGGAAGTGTCGGACCGCGGGCGTACCGTTGACGTCATGGCGCTCGACATTCCCCGGCTCGACGGCCGCTTCCAGGTGGTCAGTGAGTTCCAGCCGGCCGGCGACCAGCCGGCAGCCATCGACGACCTTGAGCGTCGCGTGCGGCGTGGCGACCGCAACACGGTGCTGCTCGGCGCGACCGGCACCGGCAAGAGCGCCACCACGGCGTGGCTGGTCGAGCGGTTGCAGCGACCCACCCTGGTGCTCGCGCCCAACAAGACCCTCGCCGCCCAGCTGGCCAAGGAGTTCAGCGAGCTGCTGCCGCACAACGCGGTCGAATACTTCGTCTCCTACTACGACTACTACCAGCCCGAGGCCTACATCCCGCAGACCGACACCTACATCGAGAAGGACTCCTCGATCAACGAGGAGGTCGAGCGGCTCCGGCACTCGGCGACGATGTCGCTGCTCACCCGGCGCGACGTGATCGTGGTGGCCACCGTGTCCGCGATCTACGGCCTGGGCACGCCGGAGGAATACCTCGACCGCGCGGTGCGGGCCCAGGTGGGGCAGGAGCTCGACCGCGACCAGTTGCTGCGCCGCCTGGTCGACATCCAGTACACCCGCAACGACATGGCCTTCCAGCGCGGCACCTTCCGGGTCCGCGGCGACACGCTGGAGATCATCCCGGCCTACGAGGAACTCGCGGTCCGGATCGAGCTGTTCGGCGACGAGATCGAGAAGCTCTACTACCTCAACCCGTTGACCGGTGACGTGGTCCGCGAGGTGGACAGCCTGGTGATCTTCCCGGCCACGCACTACGCGGCCGGCCCCGAACGCATGGAGCGGGCCATCCGCGACATCGAGGCCGAGCTGGCCGAGCGGCTGGCCGAGTTGGAGCGGCAGGGCAAGCTGCTGGAGGCGCAGCGGCTGCGCATGCGCACCACCTACGACATCGAGATGATGCGCCAGGTCGGTTTCTGCTCCGGCATCGAGAACTACTCGATGCACATGGACGGCCGGCTGCCCGGCAGCCCGCCGCACTGCCTGCTCGACTACTTCCCCGACGACTTCCTCACCGTGGTCGACGAGTCGCACGTGACCATCCCGCAGATCGGCGGCATGTACG is part of the Micromonospora sp. WMMD980 genome and encodes:
- a CDS encoding amino acid ABC transporter permease: MTTEEATTARARPEPIKAVPVRHPGRWVAVAVLAVLTAMFVHLLVTNEAFNWSFMVDKMFRPPIIEGLLRGTVVMTVSAMLIGVTLGVVIAVMRLSDNPILRGVAWLYTWFFRAVPRLVLLAVFGNIGILWSRVEFGVPFDTQLGQLFGIDNLQLRLFGFSSRDILTGFMAGLLGLALSEAAYMAEIVRAGIQSVDEGQTEAAQALGLSRGQLLRRVVLPQAMRVIIPPTGNETIAMLKDTSLLLYVPVSVELFFQLDAVGKRTFQIFPMYVAACLWYLFLTSILLVGQYFLERHFGKGYGTAQRARDRLRTLAAETGGGGGGGAGMA
- a CDS encoding amino acid ABC transporter ATP-binding protein, which produces MTELIVPTQAAAPNAESGLMVRAEQVHKSFGPLEVLKGIDLEVRSGEVCCLLGPSGSGKSTFLRCINHLEKIDAGRIWVDGDLIGYRERGGKLHEMRDKEVAAQRRAIGMVFQRFNLFPHMTVLGNVTEAPVLLRQSKKAQARERAAELLERVGLGDKLGAYPGQLSGGQQQRVAIARALAMQPKLMLFDEPTSALDPELVGEVLDTMKDLARDGMTMIVVTHEIGFAREVGDHLVFMDGGVVVEQGDPREVIAAPKHERTQAFLAKVL
- the polA gene encoding DNA polymerase I, with product MTATTPRLLLVDGHSLAYRAFFALPVENFSTTTGQPTNAVYGFTSMLINVLRDEQPTHIVVAFDVSRRSFRTEKYSEYKAGRSETPTDFKGQVSLVKEVLAALRVPVVEKEGYEADDVIATLACQARDQGMDVLITSGDRDAFQLVGDQVTVLYPRKGVSDLARMDPAAVEAKYGVTPDRYRDLAALVGETSDNLPGVPGVGPKTAAKWINLYDGVEGVVARADEIKGKAGDSLRERLADVIRNYEINCLVTDLELPLRPEDARWQGWDREAVHQVFDTLQFRILRDRLYQYLEAVEPEAEAGFELAGEVLTEPGALAGWLDTHAPAGAPVGLAATLDTGPNRRHTATVTGMALATAGGAAAWFDPARLEADDEAALAGWLADAVRPKVLHDSKPAVLAFAAHGWDLQGIARDTQIAAYLARPDQRSYDLTDLALRYLHRELRVDAPETGQLTLDGFGDEGAAEQNLMLQARATLDLADAIDAELSRDGEQSARLMAEVELPLMRVLAAMERTGIAADTDYLSELEAHFAAEVKAAAQAAYEVVGREFNLGSPKQLQEILFTELGLPKTKRIKTGYTTDADALQWLYAQTEHPLLHHLLRHRDVAKLKSTVDGLLKSVSDDGRIHTTFNQTVAATGRLSSTEPNLQNIPIRTEEGRRIRRAFVVGEGYECLLTADYSQIEMRIMAHLSADEALVEAFNSGHDFHAATASSVFAVEVGQVTADQRRKIKAMNYGLAYGLSAFGLSQQLGITAEEARGLMENYFAGFGGVRDYLHEVVARARQDGYTSTILGRRRYLPDLVSDNRQRREMAERMALNAPIQGSAADLIKVAMLRVDAALRDAGLRSRMLLQVHDELVFEVAPGEREALEALVRREMGAAHPLSVPMEVSVGEGRDWNSADH
- a CDS encoding CPBP family glutamic-type intramembrane protease translates to MAAAVPCRAGPDGRRPPLGPALPVAVWLVLSYATPLAVPGSGWGRALTAGRPGLDLAMLAVNQGVIGLFLGYLWSRYRRMWPPLVVHGALNALPGLLGL
- a CDS encoding DUF2945 domain-containing protein produces the protein MAEKEFRAGDHVSWASHSGRAHGVVKEKLTERTHVRGHPVNASPEQPQYRITNDDSGRDVAHRPEVLRDEPQ
- a CDS encoding Uma2 family endonuclease — protein: MSAEPVPTSPGPWCPDPMRQQRADYTLDDLLTLPDDAPRVELVDGVIQVTPSPTLGHQTIASLLWLWLRSHAPTHLQPSLAVGVGLSPNTSRQPDVLLHHAGLPNDRSRLRPADVVLAVEIVSPGTRRVDRFAKPGEYAAAGIPFYWRIEQDPVHLYAYRLGDRIGPGGERQYELAADGSEVVELTEPFTLKLPIAEIRP